One part of the Neoarius graeffei isolate fNeoGra1 chromosome 2, fNeoGra1.pri, whole genome shotgun sequence genome encodes these proteins:
- the isl2a gene encoding insulin gene enhancer protein isl-2a — protein MLDILLYSSFLGDMGDHSKKKTGIAMCVGCGSQIHDQYILRVSPDLEWHAACLKCAECSQYLDETCTCFVRDGKTYCKRDYVRLFGIKCAKCNVGFCSSDLVMRARENVYHMECFRCSVCSRHLLPGDEFSLREEELLCRADHGLLLERAASGSPPISPGNTHSTRALHMAEPVPVRQPPHRNHVHKQSEKTTRVRTVLNEKQLHTLRTCYNANPRPDALMKEQLVEMTGLSPRVIRVWFQNKRCKDKKRSMLMKQLQQQQHSDKTNLQGLTGTPLVAGSPIRHDNTVQGNPVEVQTYQPPWKALSEFALQSDLEQPAFQQLVSFSESGSLGTSSGSDVTSLSSQLPDTPNSMVSSPVET, from the exons ATGCTGGATATTCTACTCTATTCTTCTTTCTTGGGTGATATGGGGGATCATTCAAAAA AGAAGACCGGGATCGCCATGTGTGTGGGCTGCGGAAGTCAGATCCATGACCAGTATATCCTGCGGGTCTCCCCGGACCTGGAGTGGCACGCGGCGTGTCTGAAGTGCGCAGAGTGCAGTCAGTACCTGGACGAGACATGCACTTGCTTCGTCCGGGACGGCAAGACCTACTGCAAAAGAGACTACGTAAG GTTATTCGGTATTAAATGTGCAAAGTGTAACGTGGGCTTCTGCAGCAGTGACCTGGTAATGCGGGCTCGGGAGAATGTTTACCACATGGAGTGTTTCAGGTGCTCGGTGTGCAGCAGACACCTCCTGCCGGGGGATGAGTTCTCTCTGCGGGAAGAGGAGCTGCTGTGTCGGGCTGATCACGGGCTGCTGCTGGAGCGCGCCGCGTCGGGAAGCCCACCGATCAGCCCGGGCAACACACACTCCACCAGAGCCCTGCACATGGCCG agCCGGTACCTGTGCGCCAGCCCCCACACCGCAACCATGTCCACAAGCAGTCGGAGAAGACGACCCGGGTGCGCACTGTGCTCAACGAGAAGCAGCTGcacacactgcgcacatgctacaACGCCAACCCGCGACCCGACGCGCTCATGAAGGAGCAGCTGGTGGAGATGACGGGCCTCAGTCCGCGGGTTATCCGCGTCTGGTTCCAGAACAAACGCTGCAAGGACAAGAAGAGGTCCATGCTCATGAAGCAactccagcagcagcagcacagcGACAAaacc AATCTCCAAGGCCTAACAGGGACACCTCTAGTGGCAGGTAGTCCCATCCGGCATGATAACACGGTGCAGGGGAATCCAGTAGAAGTGCAGACATACCAGCCTCCATGGAAAGCGCTGAGCGAGTTCGCACTCCAGAGTGACCTGGAGCAGCCTGCCTTCCAACAGCTG GTGTCCTTCTCTGAGTCGGGCTCTCTGGGCACCTCCTCGGGCAGTGATGTGACTTCGCTG